CAAGATAAAAACCAATGGTAAAATCCTCATACAGGAGCATCCTAACCCTACACCTTTTATCGGGATTTTTTTGTATAAAAAGGTAATTATTTCATCATGCAGAATTCTGCAGCACCATCCAATGTCCGATGAGTGTCCCGAGATAATCACATTGCCACAGGGGAATTCCGGACATCAAAATTATGGGAGGCAACCTTGTGGTTCTCCCGTCTGCCTAATTTATATAATGTGCTGGAACAATTACACTGCTAGGGACGATAAAAGGAGTCGGGCGGATTGGGCATCTTTGATAAGGTTCTCCCTCATCATAAGGCTAAAGAAGATCAGCCAGCAGCCCATCACGCAGACAAACCCGCACACCACGCGCTCGGGGCGTCAACTGGGGCTCTTGAATATGACCCCCAGAGCGTGACATTCTGGATACGCAAGGGGCACAACCATTGTTCTGTCGGCGAGAGCAGTGAAGCATTTTTATGCTACGAGAAAGGGCTCGCGATCGAGCCTGATAATGCTGACCTCTGGGTTCACCGCGGGATTGCGTTGGGAAACCTTGGGAAATGCACCGAAGCCATTTCATCCTTTGATAAAGCCCTGGCATTAGACCCCGCGAATGTAAATGCAGCTCTTAACCGTGGGGTGGCACTCGGGGCAATCGGGAAGTGCGAGGAGGCACTGGGCGCATTTGACAGGACGCTTCAGGGGAACCCTGATAATGCTCTTGCATGGTACAACAAAGGCGTCGCCCTGCTCCTTTTAGGAAAACAGGGGGAAGCAACCAGTGCATATGAAAAGGCTTTTGAGATAAGCCCTGATCTCCCGGTCATTCCTGAAAATATCCTCACCATGTTAAACAAGAGTGCCATCCTTGAGAACGTCGGAAAGAATGAGGAGGCACTGCAGGTGCTCGACCAGGCGCTTTCCGTGAACCTGAAGTGCACGGAGTGCTGGATACGCAAGGGCAGGATTTTCAGGAAACTAGGCAAGTTCAAGGAGGCAGTCTGGGAGATAGAGCGTGCGATCGCGGCTGCCCCCCATGACACGGTTGCACTTGAAGAACTCAGGATAACTCTCATCGGTCTGGGAAAACTTGAAGGCGCGGTGTGGGCATTTGAAAAAGCGCTTGAGCTCAACCCAAATGATCCCGACGCATGGTGCGGCAAAGGTGATACCTGTTTTGCGCTCGGGAACCCTGCCGAGGCTCTTGCAGCGTTTGAAAAAGCGCTCGCGCTGGACCCGAATAATATCCCGGCACTCACCGGCACGGCAGATATCTTCCGGAAGACTGGTGAACATGCACTTGCAGTCGGGAAATACGATGCTGTGCTTGATATCGATCCCTCGCGTGCCCGTTGCTGGTACCACAGGGGGATCTGCCTCCAGACACTTGAAAACTACAAAGAAGCGCTTGCATCCTACCGTAAGGCGATCTCGCTGGGGCTTGATGATGCGGACCTGTATTACGGAGAGGGGGTTGTGCTCTCAAGCCTCTCATGGCACCTTGAAGCATCTGATGCATTCACACGGTGCCTCAAGAAAAACCCCAATAATGCGGTGGCATGGTATAACCACGGAGTTGTCCTTGAAAAACTGGGACGTCACCAGGAGGCACTTGCTGCATATGACCATTCGATTGCCCTTGATCCGGCAAGCATCTCTTCATGGTACAACAAGGGCGTTGTGCTTGAAGCGCTGGGGAAGGATGAAGATGCGATAAAGGCATACGACCATGTCCTCTCTCTCGATCCCAATAACGAACATGCCATCTTTAACAAAGGCGTTGCTCTCGAGCATCTTGGGAAAGAGACAGAAGCAGTCCACGCCTTTACCCGGGCACTCGACATCGATTCCCGGGACAAGGAGGCCCTTCTTGCAAAAGGGATGGCACTGGAGCATCTCGGAAAAATGGATGAGTCCCTGCAATGTTACGATGAATCCCTGTCGCTTGACGAGAAGAATGTCTGTGCATGGGAGCGCAAAGCCGAGATCCTTGAAAAGGAGGAGAAATATTTCGAAGCAGCGGAATGTTACGAACGCGCAATCTCCCTTGACCCGAACCTTACGGAGGCCCGGGAAGGCCTGAGCCATCTCCAGCCATGCCTTGACATTATCTGCACAAAAACCCGGAAAAACCCGTCGGGGTGGTTTACCATGGAGATGCTTTTAAAAAATACCGGTAAAGCGTTTGCCTACGATGTTTCCATGAGTATCCCTGCATGTGAGGACGTAAAAATTCCCAAAACCTTTGTTGTCGCTAACGGGCAGGAGAAAAGCGTTGTCGTCCATGTGTTGCCCGGGATAAAATCCAAGGATATAGTAGAGATCTGCACCCTCTACCATAACGGTATTGGCAAGAATTATG
Above is a genomic segment from Methanoregula sp. containing:
- a CDS encoding tetratricopeptide repeat protein produces the protein MGIFDKVLPHHKAKEDQPAAHHADKPAHHALGASTGALEYDPQSVTFWIRKGHNHCSVGESSEAFLCYEKGLAIEPDNADLWVHRGIALGNLGKCTEAISSFDKALALDPANVNAALNRGVALGAIGKCEEALGAFDRTLQGNPDNALAWYNKGVALLLLGKQGEATSAYEKAFEISPDLPVIPENILTMLNKSAILENVGKNEEALQVLDQALSVNLKCTECWIRKGRIFRKLGKFKEAVWEIERAIAAAPHDTVALEELRITLIGLGKLEGAVWAFEKALELNPNDPDAWCGKGDTCFALGNPAEALAAFEKALALDPNNIPALTGTADIFRKTGEHALAVGKYDAVLDIDPSRARCWYHRGICLQTLENYKEALASYRKAISLGLDDADLYYGEGVVLSSLSWHLEASDAFTRCLKKNPNNAVAWYNHGVVLEKLGRHQEALAAYDHSIALDPASISSWYNKGVVLEALGKDEDAIKAYDHVLSLDPNNEHAIFNKGVALEHLGKETEAVHAFTRALDIDSRDKEALLAKGMALEHLGKMDESLQCYDESLSLDEKNVCAWERKAEILEKEEKYFEAAECYERAISLDPNLTEAREGLSHLQPCLDIICTKTRKNPSGWFTMEMLLKNTGKAFAYDVSMSIPACEDVKIPKTFVVANGQEKSVVVHVLPGIKSKDIVEICTLYHNGIGKNYEQKLPVPLVEKDGGENPEPR